One part of the Lycium ferocissimum isolate CSIRO_LF1 chromosome 8, AGI_CSIRO_Lferr_CH_V1, whole genome shotgun sequence genome encodes these proteins:
- the LOC132067847 gene encoding uncharacterized protein LOC132067847, with amino-acid sequence MDIAHCNLDGNADAVEFCPHESFHNVLAACTYTLQEGDQPSRTGSISLFDVDADSSRLSLIHRVQTAGIFDIKWSPLGGNVGPLLAQADADGYVRVHKLESCLDESQLPGNNLVEVSNEHVSSSMCLCIDWIPSATSLAVGLSDGSVSIISLLESQLSISRDWKAHDFELWAASFDIHQPQLVYTGSDDCKFSCWDMRDDPSNLAFQNRKVHTMGICCITKSPSDPYTLLTGSYDEHLRVWDVRSIGKPVNETSISLGGGVWRIKYHPSVPDLVLTACMHNGFAVVKVKDDKAEVLETYNKHGSLAYGADWQRGCLGGNGMKKKNVIATCSFYDQLLRVWMPEGDIPE; translated from the exons ATGGATATAGCTCATTGCAACCTTGATGGAAATGCTGATGCTGTAGAGTTTTGTCCACATGAATCTTTTCACAATGTTCTAGCTGCATGCACTTATACTTTACAAGAAGGAGATCAACCTAGTAGAACTGGTAGTATATCCTTGTTTGATGTTGATGCTGATTCTAGTCGCCTTAGTTTGATACATAGAGTACAAACAGCTGGTATTTTCGATATAAAATGGAGCCCGTTGGGAGGAAATGTGGGTCCATTACTTGCTCAAGCTGATGCTGATGGTTATGTTAGAGTTCACaaacttgaatcttgtttggatgAATCACAACTTCCTG gGAATAATTTAGTGGAGGTAAGCAACGAACATGTCAGTTCCTCTATGTGCTTGTGTATAGACTGGATTCCATCAGCTACATCCCTCGCTGTGGGGCTTTCAGATGGATCAGTCTCAATAATTTCACTCCTTGAGTCTCAACTGAGCATTTCCAGAGACTGGAAAGCGCATGATTTTGAACTTTGGGCTGCCTCTTTTGATATCCACCAACCACAACTGGTGTACACAGGTTCAGATGACTGCAAATTTAGTTGCTGGGATATGCGAGATGATCCCTCTAACTTAGCATTCCAAAATAGGAAAGTTCACACAATGGGGATTTGCTGCATTACTAAGAGCCCAAGTGATCCTTATACCTTACTCACCGGTAGCTATGATGAACACCTAAGGGTATGGGACGTAAGATCAATTGGAAAACCTGTAAACGAGACATCAATCTCCTTGGGTGGAGGGGTTTGGAGAATTAAGTACCATCCTTCTGTACCTGACCTAGTCTTGACTGCTTGTATGCATAACGGATTTGCAGTTGTCAAGGTTAAAGATGATAAAGCTGAAGTACTTGAAACCTATAATAAACACGGTTCCTTGGCATATGGAGCAGATTGGCAAAGAGGTTGTTTAGGGGGGAATggtatgaagaagaagaatgtcATTGCTACTTGTTCATTTTATGACCAGCTCCTTCGCGTATGGATGCCAGAAGGTGATATTCCAGAATGA